AAAACAAAAAACAGAAAAAATGTGTCTTTGAAAGGTGACAAATCTCTCTGAAGATTTTGCTTTTGCTTCTCCTTGTGTGAAACCGTTTTGATCGGAGGCAAGGCATACAATACCAAAAAAGCCGCTGCTATGTTGGTGATCCCATCCACCCAGAAAAGCAAACTATAATTATGCGCTGCTATCCAACCGCCAATTGCGGCCCCAAATGCCCAACCTAAATTGACAGATAAACGGACCAAAGAACCACTTCGCGTCAAACTATCCTGGCCACTGTATTCGGAAATAGCAGCCATACTTGCCGGTCGGAAAGCCTCATTGATAAGAGCCATGAAAAATGTCCCTAAACAAATCCACCAATAACTTTGCAAAAATGATAAAGCTATAAAAGACAATCCACCGAGAAAAAGAGTAATGACCATAATTTTATAGAATCCATACCGGTCAGATAATTTTCCTCCAATAAATGAACCGACGATCGAACCAACACCAAAACAAGCCAACACAAAACCGGCTTTGGTTATACTGACCCCAATTTTCTGAGTCATATACATAGACATAAATGGCACAACCATAGTTCCTGCGCGGTTCACGAGCTGAACCAATGCAAGCAACCAGGTATTGCGATGCAATCCAGCAAATGAATTTTTGTATAATTGAATAACTCTGGCAGGCATATTGCAAATAAAAAAAATTCAAATCAGGAACTGAAATCACTGCTCCCGACTTAACAACAAATTATCAAGTTTAACGAAAAATTGTTTTATTTGTTCCTTCTTAAAAAATATGGATCATTCTGTCTGGTTAGCCTTTTTATTACTTGCTTATTTTATCGTGTTGCTGTGGATTGCCAAAGTAACATCTAAAGATGCTACAAATGAAAGTTTTTTCATCGGCAAAAGAAGCTCCAAATGGTATATTGTAGCATTTGGGATGATCGGTACATCTCTAAGTGGTGTCACTTTTATTTCTGTGCCGGGCACTGTAGGAAGCCAGGGCTTCTATTATTTCCAGGTTGTTTTGGGATATTTTATCGGATACTTCGCAGTTGCTTTTATTTTATTGCCTGTCTATTATAAATTGGGACT
The genomic region above belongs to Saprospiraceae bacterium and contains:
- a CDS encoding MFS transporter, which codes for MPARVIQLYKNSFAGLHRNTWLLALVQLVNRAGTMVVPFMSMYMTQKIGVSITKAGFVLACFGVGSIVGSFIGGKLSDRYGFYKIMVITLFLGGLSFIALSFLQSYWWICLGTFFMALINEAFRPASMAAISEYSGQDSLTRSGSLVRLSVNLGWAFGAAIGGWIAAHNYSLLFWVDGITNIAAAFLVLYALPPIKTVSHKEKQKQNLQRDLSPFKDTFFLFFVFLSIFFGICFFQLFTTLPIYLKTELSLNETSIGWVMAINGLLIAAFEMITVYSLETSNKLKLMAIGTFITGMSFVIFNLVSIDGFSLAMLSSVIITSGEILSMPFMLSFMMARSKPTTIGQYASLYTMSYSIAHICGSYSGSAIADQFGFNVLWWCVGAVSTLVAVGYYYMYKNEATYPVERYV